One Diospyros lotus cultivar Yz01 chromosome 1, ASM1463336v1, whole genome shotgun sequence genomic window carries:
- the LOC127810061 gene encoding probable inactive histone-lysine N-methyltransferase SUVR2 isoform X2, whose translation MALNPRVSKAFNAMKVLGIPKETIKPVLKNLLKLYDNNWELIEDDNYRTLADAIFESADEKKWADEQKDGMENDGSEPPLKKLRLEQLKDQVSPRILNNVNTILDLEDGEEKQTSRFPKLMESSQSCIKHRKTESNSHCLPMVLSNKGKDPISSDVAVKVTKSSSQRASTAGHSNQLKGGTSLDDMLNETANKDCYGQNFVVPKRKRPVTDGPHLALSTSVVCSGTLEGSSTGNSSADLASPFVTKEDITSACISGAISPSNLEIASSPSGEVKIFLVCNSARGPPNFHAPKLDAVLKCVENKYLESCKIVGSQLSVTKLLKDLCQSYLELGTNSTDASFIKSAPVDYLPCIMGTSRETPGVSNSGIDLITKQGSHSESSSLCRLAVSQQQTNNSNKKRCFRKIKDITKGTERVRISLLDEIGSEQLPNFIYVPENIVYQNAYIHFSLARIADDNCCSSCSEDCLSTSVPCECARDTRGEFAYTPQGLLREEFLSDCISMNQEPQNHYHVYCTDCPLERAKNGNRPRPCKGHLVRKFIKECWRKCGCNMHCGNRVVQRGITCKLQVFQTDEGKGWGVRTLQDLPKGSFVCEYVGEILTNMELFERNEQSSGNERHTYPVLLDADWGSEGVLKDEEALCLDATSIGNVARFINHRCFDANLLDVPVEVETPDHHYYHLAFFTTRKVEAFEELTWDYGIDFNDHSHPIKAFQCCCGSAFCRDTRGKGKKSSVSEVAATSRMVKPSAGCVSKCQES comes from the exons ATGGCGCTTAATCCAAGAGTTAGTAAGGCCTTCAATGCAATGAAGGTCTTGGGAATTCCTAAAGAAACCATAAAACCAGTGCTCAAGAACCTTTTGAAATTGTATGATAATAATTGGGAGCTCATAGAAGATGATAACTACCGAACTCTTGCTGATGCTATATTTGAGTCTGCAGATGAAAAG AAATGGGCAGATGAGCAAAAAGATGGCATGGAGAATGATGGTTCAGAACCTCCTCTGAAAAAGCTGCGCCTAGAACAGCTAAAAGATCAGGTTTCACCTAGGATATTGAATAATGTGAACACCATCTTGGATTTGGAAGACGGTGAAGAAAAACAGACTTCAAGGTTCCCAAAACTGATGGAATCATCTCAATCTTGTATAAAACATAGGAAAACTGAATCAAATTCTCATTGTCTTCCAATGGTTTTAAGTAACAAAGGGAAGGACCCCATTTCCTCAGACGTGGCTGTCAAAGTTACAAAATCATCTTCCCAGAGGGCATCAACTGCTGGACACTCTAACCAGTTAAAGGGTGGAACTAGTTTGGACGATATGTTGAATGAGACTGCGAATAAAGATTGTTATGGTCAAAATTTTGTGGTTCCTAAAAGAAAGCGACCTGTTACTGATGGGCCACATTTGGCATTATCGACTTCTGTAGTCTGCTCag GTACCCTGGAGGGTTCTTCTACTGGAAATAGTTCTGCAGATTTAGCATCTCCGTTTGTCACCAAAGAAGATATTACTTCAGCTTGCATTTCTGGAGCAATCTCCCCAAGTAACTTGGAGATTGCATCATCACCTTCTGGAgaggttaaaatatttttggtttgtaaCTCTGCCCGTGGACCACCCAACTTTCACGCACCAAAATTAGATGCAGTTCTGAAATGTgtggaaaataaatatctagAATCATGCAAAATAGTTGGATCTCAATTATCAGTGACAAAGTTGTTGAAAGACTTGTGCCAAAGTTATTTGGAGCTAGGTACCAATTCAACTGACGCATCTTTTATAAAATCTGCACCTGTGGATTATCTTCCTTGCATTATGGGAACCAGCAGGGAAACCCCTGGAGTCAGTAATTCTGGAATAGATTTGATTACAAAACAAGGAAGCCATTCAGAATCTTCCAGTTTATGTAGATTGGCGGTGTCTCAGCAACAGactaataatagtaataaaaaaaGGTGCTTTCGCAAGATAAAGGACATAACAAAAGGTACAGAAAGAGTGAGGATTTCATTGCTTGATGAAATTGGCAGTGAGCAGTtgccaaattttatttatgtgccTGAGAATATAGTTTACCAGAATGCCTATATCCATTTCTCATTGGCTAGGATTGCGGATGACAATTGCTGTTCAAGTTGTTCAGAGGATTGTCTTTCAACATCCGTACCTTGTGAATGTGCTCGTGATACTAGGGGAGAATTTGCTTACACCCCCCAAGGCCTGCTGAGGGAAGAATTTCTTAGTGATTGTATTTCTATGAATCAAGAACCTCAAAACCACTATCATGTTTATTGCACTGATTGTCCATTAGAAAGGGCTAAGAATGGGAATAGGCCTCGGCCATGCAAGGGTCATCTGGTGAGGAAGTTCATCAAAGAATGCTGGAGGAAATGTGGGTGTAACATGCACTGTGGAAATAGAGTTGTGCAGAGAGGTATTACCTGCAAGTTGCAG GTGTTCCAGACGGATGAGGGTAAAGGTTGGGGGGTACGCACACTCCAGGACCTTCCCAAAGGTTCTTTTGTATGTGAATATGTCGGGGAAATTCTGACAAACATGGAATTATTTGAGAGGAATGAGCAAAGCAGTGGCAATGAGAGACATACATATCCGGTGCTACTTGATGCTGATTGGGGTTCAGAAGGAGTTCTAAAGGACGAAGAGGCACTTTGCTTGGATGCAACCTCAATTGGGAATGTTGCAAGGTTCATAAATCATAG ATGCTTTGATGCAAACTTGCTTGATGTCCCAGTTGAGGTGGAGACCCCTGATCACCATTATTACCAT CTTGCAtttttcactacaagaaaagtgGAAGCTTTTGAAGAACTGACATGG GATTATGGGATTGATTTCAATGATCATAGTCACCCTATTAAGGCATTTCAATGCTGCTGTGGTAGTGCTTTTTGTCGAGATACAAGAGGAAAAG GTAAAAAGTCAAGTGTCTCTGAAGTAGCAGCAACTAGTCGGATGGTGAAGCCATCAGCAGGTTGTGTCTCTAAATGCCAAGAATCATGA
- the LOC127810061 gene encoding probable inactive histone-lysine N-methyltransferase SUVR2 isoform X1, translated as MALNPRVSKAFNAMKVLGIPKETIKPVLKNLLKLYDNNWELIEDDNYRTLADAIFESADEKKWADEQKDGMENDGSEPPLKKLRLEQLKDQVSPRILNNVNTILDLEDGEEKQTSRFPKLMESSQSCIKHRKTESNSHCLPMVLSNKGKDPISSDVAVKVTKSSSQRASTAGHSNQLKGGTSLDDMLNETANKDCYGQNFVVPKRKRPVTDGPHLALSTSVVCSALPGTLEGSSTGNSSADLASPFVTKEDITSACISGAISPSNLEIASSPSGEVKIFLVCNSARGPPNFHAPKLDAVLKCVENKYLESCKIVGSQLSVTKLLKDLCQSYLELGTNSTDASFIKSAPVDYLPCIMGTSRETPGVSNSGIDLITKQGSHSESSSLCRLAVSQQQTNNSNKKRCFRKIKDITKGTERVRISLLDEIGSEQLPNFIYVPENIVYQNAYIHFSLARIADDNCCSSCSEDCLSTSVPCECARDTRGEFAYTPQGLLREEFLSDCISMNQEPQNHYHVYCTDCPLERAKNGNRPRPCKGHLVRKFIKECWRKCGCNMHCGNRVVQRGITCKLQVFQTDEGKGWGVRTLQDLPKGSFVCEYVGEILTNMELFERNEQSSGNERHTYPVLLDADWGSEGVLKDEEALCLDATSIGNVARFINHRCFDANLLDVPVEVETPDHHYYHLAFFTTRKVEAFEELTWDYGIDFNDHSHPIKAFQCCCGSAFCRDTRGKGKKSSVSEVAATSRMVKPSAGCVSKCQES; from the exons ATGGCGCTTAATCCAAGAGTTAGTAAGGCCTTCAATGCAATGAAGGTCTTGGGAATTCCTAAAGAAACCATAAAACCAGTGCTCAAGAACCTTTTGAAATTGTATGATAATAATTGGGAGCTCATAGAAGATGATAACTACCGAACTCTTGCTGATGCTATATTTGAGTCTGCAGATGAAAAG AAATGGGCAGATGAGCAAAAAGATGGCATGGAGAATGATGGTTCAGAACCTCCTCTGAAAAAGCTGCGCCTAGAACAGCTAAAAGATCAGGTTTCACCTAGGATATTGAATAATGTGAACACCATCTTGGATTTGGAAGACGGTGAAGAAAAACAGACTTCAAGGTTCCCAAAACTGATGGAATCATCTCAATCTTGTATAAAACATAGGAAAACTGAATCAAATTCTCATTGTCTTCCAATGGTTTTAAGTAACAAAGGGAAGGACCCCATTTCCTCAGACGTGGCTGTCAAAGTTACAAAATCATCTTCCCAGAGGGCATCAACTGCTGGACACTCTAACCAGTTAAAGGGTGGAACTAGTTTGGACGATATGTTGAATGAGACTGCGAATAAAGATTGTTATGGTCAAAATTTTGTGGTTCCTAAAAGAAAGCGACCTGTTACTGATGGGCCACATTTGGCATTATCGACTTCTGTAGTCTGCTCag CACTTCCAGGTACCCTGGAGGGTTCTTCTACTGGAAATAGTTCTGCAGATTTAGCATCTCCGTTTGTCACCAAAGAAGATATTACTTCAGCTTGCATTTCTGGAGCAATCTCCCCAAGTAACTTGGAGATTGCATCATCACCTTCTGGAgaggttaaaatatttttggtttgtaaCTCTGCCCGTGGACCACCCAACTTTCACGCACCAAAATTAGATGCAGTTCTGAAATGTgtggaaaataaatatctagAATCATGCAAAATAGTTGGATCTCAATTATCAGTGACAAAGTTGTTGAAAGACTTGTGCCAAAGTTATTTGGAGCTAGGTACCAATTCAACTGACGCATCTTTTATAAAATCTGCACCTGTGGATTATCTTCCTTGCATTATGGGAACCAGCAGGGAAACCCCTGGAGTCAGTAATTCTGGAATAGATTTGATTACAAAACAAGGAAGCCATTCAGAATCTTCCAGTTTATGTAGATTGGCGGTGTCTCAGCAACAGactaataatagtaataaaaaaaGGTGCTTTCGCAAGATAAAGGACATAACAAAAGGTACAGAAAGAGTGAGGATTTCATTGCTTGATGAAATTGGCAGTGAGCAGTtgccaaattttatttatgtgccTGAGAATATAGTTTACCAGAATGCCTATATCCATTTCTCATTGGCTAGGATTGCGGATGACAATTGCTGTTCAAGTTGTTCAGAGGATTGTCTTTCAACATCCGTACCTTGTGAATGTGCTCGTGATACTAGGGGAGAATTTGCTTACACCCCCCAAGGCCTGCTGAGGGAAGAATTTCTTAGTGATTGTATTTCTATGAATCAAGAACCTCAAAACCACTATCATGTTTATTGCACTGATTGTCCATTAGAAAGGGCTAAGAATGGGAATAGGCCTCGGCCATGCAAGGGTCATCTGGTGAGGAAGTTCATCAAAGAATGCTGGAGGAAATGTGGGTGTAACATGCACTGTGGAAATAGAGTTGTGCAGAGAGGTATTACCTGCAAGTTGCAG GTGTTCCAGACGGATGAGGGTAAAGGTTGGGGGGTACGCACACTCCAGGACCTTCCCAAAGGTTCTTTTGTATGTGAATATGTCGGGGAAATTCTGACAAACATGGAATTATTTGAGAGGAATGAGCAAAGCAGTGGCAATGAGAGACATACATATCCGGTGCTACTTGATGCTGATTGGGGTTCAGAAGGAGTTCTAAAGGACGAAGAGGCACTTTGCTTGGATGCAACCTCAATTGGGAATGTTGCAAGGTTCATAAATCATAG ATGCTTTGATGCAAACTTGCTTGATGTCCCAGTTGAGGTGGAGACCCCTGATCACCATTATTACCAT CTTGCAtttttcactacaagaaaagtgGAAGCTTTTGAAGAACTGACATGG GATTATGGGATTGATTTCAATGATCATAGTCACCCTATTAAGGCATTTCAATGCTGCTGTGGTAGTGCTTTTTGTCGAGATACAAGAGGAAAAG GTAAAAAGTCAAGTGTCTCTGAAGTAGCAGCAACTAGTCGGATGGTGAAGCCATCAGCAGGTTGTGTCTCTAAATGCCAAGAATCATGA
- the LOC127812699 gene encoding protein PHR1-LIKE 1-like isoform X2: MSSSLPVFSMPLEEKYPKLPDSLQVSSESQLMAHSISPRPIPLPSSSETVGHLFSSTSGFPTNVLFSSDSHQAGHPHNSLFISQSSTDEGSFPQLHSFHSDLESTQLSKCPKENSDISWSADSLPDFLGFPDNNAPVQNSQIESSTGGISSEEHIKRTDWQEWADQLINVDDALDSNWSDILVDVNVPDPKQKVIGLSADVSANQPAANHHHTVPSKENFPVPSPGSSATQIKTRMRWTPELHEAFVEAVNKLGGSERATPKGVLKLMNVEGLTIYHVKSHLQKYRTARYKPELPEEETSEKKLAPIDEITSLDLKTNMGITETLRLQMQLQKQLHEQLEIQRNLQLQIEEQGKYLQMMFEKQKKMDDGKSKPSSSSIDEHSPPLSGMVVQPTPVDNKLEAIGEMGKEQTAAESSICKDLDADAQESSPLPPTKRARGA, from the exons ATGTCATCATCTTTACCAGTCTTCTCAATGCCTTTGGAGGAGAAGTATCCCAAATTACCAGATAGCTTGCAGGTTTCCTCTGAAAGTCAGCTGATGGCACATTCCATTTCCCCTAGGCCAATTCCATTGCCTTCTAGCAGTGAGACAGTTGGGCACTTGTTTTCATCCACTTCCGGATTCCCTACAAATGTTCTTTTCTCTTCAGATTCACATCAAGCGGGGCATCCCCACaattctctttttatttctcaGTCATCGACTGATGAAGGATCCTTTCCACAATTACATTCTTTCCATTCTGATCTAGAATCCACACAATTGAGTAAATGTCCCAAGGAAAACAGTGATATATCATGGAGTGCAGATTCACTGCCAGATTTTCTTGGGTTTCCAGATAATAATGCACCTGTCCAGAATAGTCAGATTGAAAGCAGCACTGGTGGAATATCATCTGAAGAACATATTAAGAGAACTGATTGGCAGGAATGGGCAGATCAGTTAATCAACGTTGATGATGCTCTGGACTCGAATTGGAGTGATATCCTGGTTGATGTCAATGTTCCAGATCCTAAACAAAAG GTCATAGGACTATCTGCAGATGTTTCTGCAAACCAGCCTGCAGCTAATCATCATCATACTGTACCATCTAAAGAAAATTTTCCAGTTCCTAGTCCAGGGTCCAGTGCAACCCAGATAAAGACCCGTATGCGTTGGACACCTGAACTTCATGAAGCCTTTGTGGAAGCTGTCAATAAGCTTGGTGGTAGTGAAC GAGCTACTCCAAAGGGTGTCCTGAAGCTGATGAATGTTGAAGGCCTGACAATCTATCATGTAAAAAGCCACCTACAG AAATATAGAACAGCTAGATATAAACCAGAGCTGCCAGAAGAAG AGACTTCAGAGAAAAAGTTGGCTCCTATTGATGAGATCACATCTCTCGACTTGAAAAC AAATATGGGGATTACTGAAACATTGAGATTGCAGATGCAACTTCAAAAACAGCTTCATGAACAACTTGAG ATTCAGAGAAATTTGCAATTGCAAATTGAAGAACAGGGGAAGTACCTTCAAATGATGTTTGAGAAGCAGAAAAAGATGGATGATGGAAAATCAAAACCGTCATCTTCCAGCATAGATGAACACTCTCCCCCATTGTCAGGCATGGTGGTGCAACCTACCCCTGTGGATAACAAATTAGAAGCCATTGGGGAAATGGGCAAGGAGCAAACAGCAGCTGAAAGCAGTATATGCAAGGATCTTGATGCAGATGCCCAGGAATCTAGTCCTCTTCCACCTACAAAACGTGCCCGAGGAGCTTAA